The Beijerinckiaceae bacterium RH AL1 genome has a segment encoding these proteins:
- a CDS encoding hypothetical protein (ID:RHAL1_00930;~conserved protein of unknown function;~source:Prodigal:2.6), translating into MDRSIALVTGATSGLGYAAARLLAEDGWREVFVTGRSQARAQDAAARLAAETNTRVCTPLGLDLDTPSSVQTALAELVKRGRPIDFLLLNAGLVPGKRRVITTTGIEASQAPLIGHHHLTVGLLRANLLSPNARIVIAGAEPARGGVPLFKYTELPAFAAKHHHGDRTAAVEALIRNGPSVKYVPNNAYADAKLIVAWWAAALARRLPSGMAVYAVSPGGATATKVVRNAGPMMKYVFIPIVNLIPGMNQTPETAARRYLQASEFGTDVSGQFFASAKGKVSGPIEVQRQPHLHDRASQDAAWQAVVRLSGVDWVDPASSRPLA; encoded by the coding sequence ATGGACCGATCGATCGCGCTCGTGACCGGCGCCACCTCCGGGCTCGGTTACGCGGCGGCCCGCTTGCTCGCGGAAGACGGCTGGCGCGAGGTCTTCGTCACGGGGCGCAGCCAGGCTCGGGCTCAAGACGCCGCCGCGCGGCTCGCAGCCGAGACCAACACCCGGGTCTGCACGCCGCTCGGGCTGGATCTGGATACGCCGTCCAGCGTGCAGACCGCGCTTGCCGAGCTGGTAAAGCGAGGCCGGCCCATCGATTTCCTGCTGCTCAATGCCGGATTGGTCCCCGGCAAGCGGCGCGTGATCACCACGACGGGCATCGAGGCGTCGCAGGCCCCGCTGATCGGCCATCATCATCTCACCGTCGGCCTGCTGCGCGCCAACCTTCTGAGCCCCAACGCGCGGATCGTCATCGCCGGCGCGGAACCTGCCCGCGGCGGCGTGCCCCTCTTCAAGTACACCGAACTGCCAGCGTTTGCAGCCAAACACCACCACGGCGACCGAACCGCCGCGGTTGAAGCCCTGATACGCAACGGGCCGAGTGTGAAGTACGTGCCGAACAACGCGTATGCCGATGCCAAGCTCATCGTCGCGTGGTGGGCCGCGGCGCTCGCGCGCCGGCTCCCCTCCGGCATGGCCGTGTACGCCGTGTCGCCAGGCGGCGCGACCGCTACCAAGGTCGTGCGGAACGCCGGCCCGATGATGAAGTATGTCTTCATACCGATCGTGAACCTCATCCCCGGCATGAACCAGACGCCGGAGACGGCGGCGCGTCGCTACCTTCAGGCGTCGGAATTCGGGACCGACGTCTCGGGACAATTCTTTGCCTCGGCAAAAGGGAAGGTCTCAGGCCCCATCGAGGTGCAGCGCCAGCCACACCTCCACGATCGCGCCAGCCAGGACGCCGCGTGGCAGGCCGTCGTGAGACTCTCCGGCGTCGACTGGGTCGACCCGGCCTCCTCGAGGCCGTTGGCCTGA
- a CDS encoding protein of unknown function (ID:RHAL1_00929;~source:Prodigal:2.6), producing the protein MRDASPMKRFGTPEDVAKAVLFLAFDATYTTGAELPVDGGWSHFKVLAKTTGPSESTS; encoded by the coding sequence ATGCGTGACGCCAGCCCGATGAAGCGGTTCGGGACGCCCGAAGATGTCGCGAAGGCGGTGCTCTTCCTCGCATTCGACGCGACCTACACGACCGGCGCCGAGCTTCCGGTCGATGGCGGTTGGTCGCACTTTAAGGTTTTAGCTAAAACAACAGGTCCTAGCGAGTCGACCTCCTAA
- a CDS encoding TetR/AcrR family transcriptional regulator (ID:RHAL1_00931;~source:Prodigal:2.6) has protein sequence MVQNIVRPRGRPRSFDESDALEKATQVFWSKGYDGVTIDDLVAGMGVGRPSLYAVFGDKRTIFLRALRAYAEAKGARAAKALLAPPTLRDSLTGFLKHAVETATRKGSARGCLLVCVAPLVDDPEVRQFLQHAAGAAATLVEGRFRDAITAGEIPSDFPVAVRARQVLDFARGLTMRAQMGAPRKTLLKDAEEAADLVLLPRRGLAAPES, from the coding sequence ATGGTTCAAAATATTGTGCGGCCGCGCGGCCGCCCGCGCAGCTTCGACGAGAGCGACGCGCTGGAGAAGGCGACCCAGGTCTTCTGGTCGAAGGGCTACGACGGCGTGACGATCGACGATCTCGTCGCCGGCATGGGTGTGGGCCGACCGAGCCTCTATGCCGTCTTCGGCGACAAGCGGACCATCTTCCTGCGCGCGCTCAGGGCCTACGCGGAGGCGAAGGGTGCGCGTGCCGCAAAGGCGTTGCTCGCGCCGCCGACGCTGCGCGACTCGCTCACCGGCTTTCTCAAGCATGCCGTCGAAACCGCGACCAGGAAGGGAAGCGCGCGGGGCTGTCTTCTCGTCTGCGTCGCGCCGCTTGTGGACGACCCCGAGGTCCGGCAGTTCCTGCAGCACGCCGCCGGCGCCGCCGCGACGCTGGTCGAAGGTCGTTTCCGCGACGCGATCACCGCCGGCGAAATCCCCTCCGACTTTCCCGTCGCGGTACGCGCGCGCCAGGTCCTGGACTTCGCGCGTGGCCTCACGATGCGCGCGCAGATGGGTGCGCCGCGCAAGACGCTCCTCAAGGACGCCGAAGAAGCGGCCGATTTGGTGCTGTTGCCACGGCGTGGACTTGCGGCGCCGGAGTCTTAG
- a CDS encoding Anti-sigma factor (ID:RHAL1_00928;~source:Prodigal:2.6) yields the protein MSDNDDRLLLNAMADDELDAATALALERRLAADPALAREYERIGAVKAAVGRVERPAVSDDFAARIAALAAPRAGASAVAPPAAQRPARGVTWIDDWRAMAASLVVAAGLASGLTYALVAPGASPSAEDEIVGGHRRSLLASSAIDVASSYRHTVRPWFDAKLGVSPPTPDLSAKGFPLVGGRVEVVAGQPVPTLVYRRGPHLITVVAKPVAAGLAAQPIASTDEGYNIVRWTSRGFSYWAVSDLDAPELGAFVEALRAAADPL from the coding sequence ATGAGCGACAACGACGATCGCCTGCTGCTCAACGCCATGGCCGACGACGAGCTCGACGCGGCGACGGCGCTCGCGCTGGAACGACGCCTCGCCGCCGACCCCGCGCTCGCGCGCGAGTACGAGCGCATCGGGGCTGTGAAGGCCGCGGTGGGGCGGGTGGAACGGCCGGCGGTGTCCGACGATTTCGCCGCGCGCATCGCGGCGCTGGCCGCGCCGCGTGCCGGCGCATCGGCCGTCGCGCCGCCGGCTGCGCAGAGGCCGGCGCGCGGCGTGACGTGGATCGACGACTGGCGCGCCATGGCCGCCTCGCTCGTCGTCGCGGCGGGGCTCGCGAGCGGGCTCACCTATGCGCTCGTCGCGCCAGGCGCCTCGCCCTCGGCGGAAGACGAGATCGTCGGCGGCCACCGCCGCTCGCTTCTCGCCTCGAGCGCGATCGACGTCGCCTCCTCCTACCGGCACACCGTGCGGCCCTGGTTCGACGCCAAGCTCGGCGTCTCGCCGCCGACGCCGGACCTGTCGGCCAAGGGCTTTCCGCTCGTCGGCGGCCGCGTCGAGGTCGTCGCGGGCCAGCCTGTGCCGACGCTCGTCTATCGTCGCGGCCCGCATCTGATCACGGTCGTCGCCAAGCCGGTCGCAGCGGGCCTCGCCGCACAGCCCATCGCCAGCACCGACGAGGGCTACAACATCGTGCGCTGGACAAGCCGCGGCTTCAGCTACTGGGCTGTCTCGGACCTCGACGCCCCCGAGCTCGGCGCCTTCGTGGAAGCCCTGCGCGCGGCGGCGGATCCTTTGTGA